The following are encoded together in the Gemmatimonadota bacterium genome:
- a CDS encoding undecaprenyldiphospho-muramoylpentapeptide beta-N-acetylglucosaminyltransferase has translation MPTIVLIGGGTAGHVTPNIALLPALRDAGYDVHYIGTRDGIEQELIAREGIPYYAVPAGKLRRYLDWQNFTDLARIKFGFLKSLLLLVRIRPDIIFSKGGFVTPPIIWAAWLLGIPVVCHESDLTPGLANKLSLPFAKRICYAFAETAKYLPAEKAVHTGIPVRTELGDGDAQRGRDLCAFSSGKPVVLVMGGSLGSRAINEAVRAALPDLLAEYQICHLCGHGNLDSALEQTEGYAQFEYVADDLPHLFAAADFVVSRAGATALFEFLSLQKPALLIPLSLQASRGDQIDNARAFRNAGYSLVLSEEGLTPDVLCKAIRDLRDQSDALGLSMSDWHGRDAVAEILSILADCLNKN, from the coding sequence TTGCCTACTATTGTTCTTATTGGCGGCGGTACCGCAGGGCATGTTACGCCCAATATTGCGCTGTTGCCCGCTTTGCGCGATGCTGGATACGATGTGCATTATATCGGTACGCGGGACGGTATTGAGCAAGAACTGATCGCGCGGGAGGGCATTCCCTATTACGCTGTTCCCGCAGGCAAACTCCGCCGCTATCTGGATTGGCAAAATTTTACCGATCTGGCCCGCATCAAGTTTGGGTTTCTCAAGTCGCTGTTGCTTCTCGTTCGTATCAGACCCGATATCATTTTTAGTAAGGGGGGATTTGTTACGCCGCCCATTATCTGGGCTGCGTGGTTGCTGGGCATTCCCGTTGTGTGTCACGAGTCAGATCTCACACCGGGATTAGCCAATAAGCTTTCTCTTCCATTTGCAAAGCGCATTTGCTATGCTTTTGCTGAGACAGCTAAATATTTGCCCGCGGAGAAGGCGGTTCATACGGGTATCCCGGTTCGGACAGAGCTGGGAGATGGAGATGCCCAGAGAGGACGGGATTTGTGCGCTTTTTCGTCTGGGAAACCCGTTGTTCTCGTTATGGGGGGGAGCCTGGGGTCGCGTGCGATTAATGAGGCGGTTCGCGCTGCGCTCCCCGATTTGCTTGCTGAGTACCAGATTTGCCATTTGTGCGGGCATGGCAATCTCGATTCGGCTCTTGAACAGACCGAAGGCTACGCGCAGTTTGAATATGTCGCGGATGACTTGCCGCATCTTTTTGCAGCGGCCGATTTTGTTGTTTCTCGTGCAGGTGCTACCGCGCTTTTTGAATTTCTTTCGCTCCAGAAACCCGCGCTTTTGATTCCCCTTTCCCTGCAAGCCAGTCGCGGAGATCAGATCGATAATGCCAGGGCATTTCGAAATGCCGGTTATAGTCTCGTGCTTTCAGAAGAGGGGCTTACGCCGGATGTGCTTTGCAAAGCGATTCGCGATCTGCGCGATCAGAGCGACGCGCTCGGTCTGTCCATGTCCGATTGGCATGGGCGCGACGCTGTTGCGGAAATTCTCTCAATCCTCGCCGATTGTCTGAATAAGAATTGA